A window of the Mucilaginibacter sp. cycad4 genome harbors these coding sequences:
- a CDS encoding thiamine pyrophosphate-dependent enzyme, whose product MSKKVAEQLVEMLVQAGIKRIYAITGDSLNELNDAVRKTPELKWIHVRNEEAGAFAASADAQLSGLACCAGSSGPGHVHLVNGLYDAHRSGAPVLAIASTCATKEFGSNYFQETNVIKLFDDCSYYNQVAANNMQVPRMTQAAIQTAIQRKGVGVLGFPGDVAGEDAVEIDSSVNNFFCKANITPVWEELVKLADLINRNPKVCIFGGIGCADAHDEVVELAALIKAPVGYSFRGKMFLEHDNPYEVGMTGLLGLPAAYHSMHESDLVILLGTDFPYTPFYPQDKKIVQIDIKPENLGRRAKLTMGLYGDIKSTIKALIPLIREKTDRSFLDAQLHVHAKVKEQQQAYIQDYGKHDAIHPEALAAIVNENASEDAIFTCDTGMCNVWSARHISANGRRSMIGSFVHGSMANAMPHAIGAALACPERQVVAMCGDGGISMLLGDLATIKQYNLPIKIIVFNNRALGMVKLEMEVMGLPDFEVDMHNPDFTLVAESMGIKGITINDPEYLEQGIAEAFAHAGPVLVNVYTDGTALAMPPHIELKMVKGMAISMTKMMLGGKFDEVLATVKGNYKHLPEIFD is encoded by the coding sequence ATGTCAAAAAAAGTAGCCGAGCAGCTTGTAGAAATGCTGGTACAAGCCGGCATAAAACGCATTTACGCCATTACCGGCGACAGCTTAAATGAACTTAATGACGCGGTTCGCAAAACCCCCGAATTAAAATGGATCCATGTGCGTAATGAAGAAGCAGGTGCATTCGCGGCCTCGGCCGACGCGCAATTAAGCGGACTTGCCTGCTGCGCAGGCAGCAGTGGCCCGGGGCACGTACATCTGGTAAACGGGCTTTATGATGCCCACCGTTCTGGAGCGCCCGTTTTGGCTATAGCATCCACCTGTGCCACAAAAGAGTTCGGGAGCAATTATTTCCAGGAAACCAATGTTATTAAACTTTTTGACGATTGCAGTTATTATAACCAGGTGGCCGCCAATAACATGCAGGTACCCCGCATGACGCAAGCCGCTATTCAAACCGCTATTCAACGCAAGGGAGTTGGTGTATTAGGTTTTCCGGGCGATGTAGCAGGGGAGGACGCCGTAGAAATTGACTCGTCGGTAAATAACTTTTTTTGCAAAGCCAATATTACCCCTGTTTGGGAAGAATTAGTGAAACTGGCCGACCTGATCAATCGTAACCCTAAGGTTTGCATTTTTGGCGGCATCGGTTGTGCCGATGCTCATGACGAGGTGGTTGAGCTTGCTGCATTGATCAAAGCCCCGGTTGGCTATTCGTTCAGGGGTAAAATGTTTTTGGAGCATGATAACCCTTATGAGGTTGGCATGACCGGTTTGCTGGGCTTGCCGGCCGCTTATCATAGCATGCATGAAAGTGACCTGGTTATTCTCCTGGGTACCGATTTTCCTTACACCCCTTTTTATCCGCAGGATAAAAAAATAGTGCAGATAGATATCAAGCCTGAAAATCTTGGCCGGCGGGCAAAACTAACGATGGGGCTTTATGGCGATATCAAATCTACCATTAAAGCGCTCATTCCATTGATCAGGGAAAAAACCGACCGAAGCTTTTTAGACGCACAACTTCATGTACATGCCAAAGTGAAAGAACAGCAGCAAGCCTACATTCAGGATTACGGTAAACATGATGCCATCCACCCCGAAGCTTTGGCCGCTATTGTAAATGAAAATGCATCGGAAGATGCCATTTTTACCTGCGATACCGGGATGTGTAACGTATGGAGTGCCCGGCATATCAGCGCAAACGGTCGGCGGTCGATGATCGGTTCATTTGTTCATGGCTCCATGGCTAATGCCATGCCTCATGCTATAGGCGCTGCTTTGGCTTGCCCCGAAAGGCAGGTGGTGGCCATGTGCGGAGACGGGGGCATCTCTATGCTGCTGGGCGATCTGGCTACTATCAAACAATATAACCTGCCTATCAAGATCATTGTGTTTAATAACCGGGCCCTTGGTATGGTAAAATTGGAGATGGAGGTAATGGGCCTGCCCGATTTTGAAGTTGATATGCACAACCCCGATTTTACTTTGGTGGCCGAGTCAATGGGTATAAAGGGGATTACTATAAATGACCCGGAGTACCTTGAACAAGGAATCGCAGAGGCTTTTGCGCACGCAGGCCCGGTTTTGGTAAACGTTTATACTGATGGAACAGCCCTTGCTATGCCGCCACATATCGAATTGAAAATGGTTAAAGGCATGGCCATATCTATGACCAAAATGATGCTTGGCGGTAAGTTTGATGAGGTTTTGGCGACTGTTAAAGGTAATTATAAACATCTGCCCGAGATCTTTGATTAA
- a CDS encoding MFS transporter produces the protein MENKNNKKTIRAWAFFDWANSAYNLVITSTIFPAYYVAITTNHANGDRVNFFGKSFVNTALSDYALSAAYLVMVLLLPILSSIADYKGNKKIFMMFFTLLGSAACCALFNFDKDHLEMGIICFALAAIGYSGGFVFYNSYLPEIATVDMQDNVSAKGFTYGYIGSVLLQLICFLFVLKGEWFGITDKTFAPRLSFLLVGLWWIGFAIIPFSVLPKGSPNAQSHSHNIIKGGFIELGHVWKKVKEMPLLKRFLPSFFFYSMGVQTIMLVATGFAAKELKMETPQLITIILIIQLVAILGATLMSRLSGKYGNVRVLIGVVILWIAVCVAAYFTYTQTQFYIIAVVVGLVMGGIQSMSRSTYSKYLPENIPDTASFFSFYDVTEKLAIVGGVFSFGFFEEITGSPRNSVLVLGVFFIVGLVLLISLLKTEQNINKNSDFSAR, from the coding sequence ATGGAAAATAAAAACAACAAAAAAACCATACGGGCCTGGGCTTTCTTTGATTGGGCCAACTCTGCGTACAACCTGGTCATCACTTCAACCATTTTTCCGGCCTATTATGTAGCTATCACTACCAATCATGCCAATGGCGACAGGGTTAACTTTTTCGGGAAAAGTTTTGTAAACACCGCGCTTTCAGATTATGCGTTATCGGCCGCTTACCTTGTGATGGTATTGCTGTTGCCCATATTGTCATCCATAGCCGACTATAAAGGCAATAAAAAGATCTTCATGATGTTTTTTACCCTGCTCGGTTCGGCAGCTTGCTGTGCGCTGTTCAATTTTGATAAAGACCACCTGGAGATGGGCATTATTTGCTTCGCCCTTGCAGCTATTGGTTACAGCGGTGGTTTTGTGTTTTACAATTCATACCTGCCCGAAATTGCCACTGTTGATATGCAGGATAATGTGAGTGCCAAAGGTTTTACCTATGGCTACATCGGCAGCGTGCTGCTTCAGCTCATCTGTTTTTTATTTGTGCTGAAAGGGGAGTGGTTTGGTATTACGGATAAAACCTTTGCGCCGCGATTGTCATTTTTGCTGGTAGGCTTATGGTGGATAGGGTTTGCCATAATCCCGTTCAGTGTATTGCCCAAGGGGAGTCCGAATGCGCAAAGTCATAGTCATAATATTATAAAAGGCGGGTTTATTGAGTTAGGTCACGTTTGGAAAAAGGTTAAGGAAATGCCGCTGTTAAAAAGGTTTTTGCCATCGTTCTTTTTCTATTCCATGGGTGTGCAAACCATTATGCTGGTAGCAACCGGTTTTGCTGCAAAAGAGTTGAAAATGGAAACTCCTCAGCTGATCACCATTATTTTAATTATACAGTTGGTGGCAATTTTGGGTGCTACGCTAATGTCGCGCTTGTCGGGTAAATATGGTAATGTGCGGGTTTTAATTGGTGTCGTGATCCTGTGGATTGCGGTTTGTGTAGCTGCTTACTTCACTTATACACAAACGCAGTTTTATATTATAGCAGTGGTGGTAGGTTTGGTGATGGGCGGCATTCAATCCATGTCGCGCTCTACCTATTCCAAATATCTGCCCGAAAATATTCCCGATACGGCTTCCTTTTTTAGTTTTTATGATGTTACCGAAAAGTTGGCTATAGTAGGCGGGGTTTTTAGTTTTGGTTTTTTTGAAGAAATAACCGGAAGCCCGCGAAATTCGGTCTTGGTATTGGGCGTATTTTTCATAGTCGGTCTTGTTTTATTGATTTCTTTGTTAAAGACCGAACAAAACATTAATAAAAATTCGGATTTTAGCGCCCGTTAA
- a CDS encoding DUF3500 domain-containing protein, with the protein MKKLILLSVTGLLIAVCILVACKKSSDTTTTTTTTTTTTTTASVSALTCGSAVVSSTATVNMVFSGSATIPYTGGNGATYTAGTAISSTGVTGLTATLAAGTLASGAGNLTYAIAGTPTSTGTASFSITFGGQTCSFSVTVDAASTSTGCSTSTSIASKVVCLANAFLATLTTSQQASVVLTLNKTNALRWSNLPCGLSCRNGLAFSSLTSTQLAAAKAVAAAAMGTTTGEGYDEFTQIMAADDYLGTMASGYSSGNYIIAFLGTPTTTGKWMLQFGGHHYAQNITYDAGVVTSITPLHQGVEPKGSFTTGGTTYTGPIESEHTAMQNMLGSFTSSELASAKISGSFSDCLMVPGSTTNTMPTTKQGVQVSTLSTAAQAKVLAAMMPWINDLDATSAAAFTTIYQNELANTYVCYASNTSGVAGSASSFLTTNTDYVRIDGPSVWIEFICQTGVVISNQIHYHTVMRDHTRDYIGL; encoded by the coding sequence ATGAAAAAGTTAATACTCTTATCCGTAACAGGCCTGCTGATAGCGGTCTGTATCCTGGTGGCCTGTAAAAAGAGCAGCGACACAACAACAACTACTACAACAACCACCACTACCACAACAACTGCTTCGGTTTCGGCTTTAACTTGTGGTTCGGCGGTTGTGTCATCAACTGCAACCGTTAATATGGTATTCAGTGGCAGCGCTACAATACCGTATACAGGCGGCAACGGTGCTACTTATACCGCGGGTACGGCTATCTCTTCAACAGGGGTTACCGGGTTAACGGCAACTTTAGCAGCGGGTACATTGGCGAGTGGGGCCGGGAACCTCACTTACGCCATTGCCGGTACACCAACGTCAACAGGTACCGCCTCGTTTTCCATTACCTTCGGCGGTCAAACCTGCAGCTTTTCAGTTACTGTAGATGCCGCAAGTACATCAACCGGCTGCTCTACCTCAACAAGCATTGCATCAAAAGTAGTTTGCTTAGCCAACGCATTTTTAGCAACGCTGACTACCTCTCAACAAGCCTCCGTGGTGTTAACCTTAAATAAAACCAACGCTTTGAGATGGTCAAATCTGCCCTGCGGTCTTTCATGCAGAAATGGTTTGGCTTTCAGTAGTTTGACCAGCACACAATTAGCCGCTGCAAAAGCCGTGGCAGCAGCAGCCATGGGTACAACCACAGGAGAAGGCTATGACGAATTTACTCAAATTATGGCGGCCGACGATTACCTGGGAACAATGGCTTCGGGCTACTCTTCAGGCAACTATATCATCGCATTTTTAGGAACCCCTACCACTACCGGTAAATGGATGCTGCAATTTGGTGGTCATCATTACGCGCAAAACATCACTTATGACGCGGGTGTTGTTACAAGTATCACACCGTTACACCAGGGCGTTGAACCAAAGGGATCATTTACCACCGGTGGTACAACCTACACAGGGCCAATAGAATCTGAGCATACTGCTATGCAAAATATGCTGGGCTCGTTTACAAGTTCTGAATTAGCATCTGCTAAAATTTCCGGTTCGTTTTCAGATTGTCTGATGGTTCCGGGGTCTACTACCAATACCATGCCGACTACGAAACAAGGGGTTCAGGTAAGCACCTTGAGCACAGCGGCCCAGGCAAAAGTTTTAGCGGCAATGATGCCATGGATCAATGACCTTGATGCTACTTCGGCAGCGGCCTTTACCACCATTTATCAAAACGAATTAGCCAATACTTATGTGTGTTATGCCAGCAATACTTCAGGTGTTGCAGGTTCTGCAAGTTCATTTTTAACAACCAATACAGACTATGTAAGGATAGACGGGCCAAGTGTTTGGATAGAGTTTATATGCCAAACCGGTGTAGTTATCAGTAATCAAATACATTATCACACCGTGATGAGGGATCATACCCGTGATTATATCGGATTATAA
- a CDS encoding (Fe-S)-binding protein: MKVELFIPCFIDQLFPATAFNTVKVLEKAGCKVSYNPAQTCCGQPAFNAGFWDDAKEVGNKFLSDFSEDSVIVSPSASCTGMVKNYYNDLFTNTAVHNKCRAIQGNIYELSDFLVNILEFDYFGAELDGKAVYHDSCAGLRECKIKDEPRQLLSKVLGLELLDLKDGETCCGFGGTFAVKFDGISTAMAQQKVNNALDAGAEYIISTDTSCLMHMQGYIDKNNLPVQTMHIADVLALGWGNV, from the coding sequence ATGAAGGTTGAGTTGTTCATACCGTGTTTTATAGATCAGTTGTTCCCCGCGACAGCTTTTAATACTGTAAAAGTGTTGGAAAAGGCCGGCTGCAAGGTTAGTTACAACCCGGCGCAAACCTGCTGCGGTCAGCCGGCTTTTAATGCCGGTTTTTGGGATGATGCCAAAGAGGTAGGCAATAAATTTTTAAGCGATTTTTCGGAGGATAGTGTCATTGTTTCGCCCTCGGCTTCATGTACGGGTATGGTGAAGAATTATTATAACGATCTGTTTACCAATACAGCCGTACACAATAAATGCAGGGCTATACAAGGCAATATCTACGAGCTGTCCGATTTCTTAGTGAATATCCTGGAGTTTGATTATTTCGGTGCCGAGCTTGACGGCAAGGCTGTTTATCATGATAGCTGCGCAGGCCTGCGCGAATGCAAGATAAAAGACGAGCCACGCCAGTTGCTCTCCAAAGTACTTGGCCTGGAATTGCTTGATCTGAAAGACGGAGAAACCTGTTGCGGTTTTGGGGGCACCTTCGCTGTTAAGTTTGATGGGATCTCAACCGCCATGGCACAGCAAAAAGTAAACAACGCACTTGATGCGGGAGCTGAATACATCATATCCACTGATACATCATGCCTGATGCACATGCAGGGGTATATCGACAAAAACAATCTGCCTGTTCAAACTATGCACATTGCTGATGTGCTGGCGCTGGGTTGGGGGAATGTGTAA
- a CDS encoding HupE/UreJ family protein: MHNIFSINSRHKNSWRLFIFVTFFAVTALRPAISSAHQTPNTLVFLDASPNRVALELQMPLSELELAFGNNISKNPETLIEKFGPQLKEYLRGHIHAYLKKTTPWEVEVETLRMDKGKYIENSMDYWELIAYVVIIPQPGENTRRFMLDYDVIMHQVINHAALVSIRSDWGAGNLDGPSADAMVINRSMKDNIIHPLQINLQPGSWFKGFKSMLALGMQHIKEGTDHLLFLIVLLLPATLLINGRRWGKFGGTKYSILRLLKIVTSFTIGHSITLLIGALGWLRLPAQPVEILIAISILVSAIHAVKPIFPGKEMYVAAGFGLIHGLAFASILANLKLGAGTMALSILGFNLGIEVMQLFVVLITIPWLILLSQTPVYKYVRIGGAIISGIVAIAWILERATQTPNFVSAFVNKMAEQAHWAIVILAVLALISIPLKKRASHSPGLNT, translated from the coding sequence ATGCACAACATATTTTCAATAAACAGTCGCCATAAAAACAGTTGGCGGCTGTTTATTTTTGTAACTTTTTTTGCTGTTACAGCATTAAGACCAGCCATTTCCAGCGCACACCAAACGCCCAATACGCTTGTTTTCTTAGATGCAAGCCCGAACAGAGTGGCACTCGAGCTTCAAATGCCGCTATCAGAACTGGAACTTGCCTTTGGTAACAATATATCTAAGAACCCGGAAACACTTATTGAAAAGTTTGGACCGCAGTTAAAAGAATACCTCAGAGGCCATATACATGCCTACCTGAAAAAAACTACCCCATGGGAGGTTGAAGTAGAAACGCTGAGGATGGATAAAGGGAAATATATTGAAAATAGCATGGATTACTGGGAGTTAATTGCCTATGTTGTTATCATCCCTCAACCGGGCGAAAATACCCGGAGGTTTATGCTTGATTATGACGTGATCATGCACCAGGTTATTAACCATGCAGCCCTCGTCTCCATCCGCAGCGATTGGGGGGCAGGAAATTTAGATGGCCCTTCGGCCGATGCAATGGTCATCAACCGGAGTATGAAAGATAATATAATACATCCCCTGCAAATAAATCTGCAACCGGGAAGCTGGTTTAAAGGTTTCAAAAGTATGCTTGCTTTAGGCATGCAGCACATTAAAGAAGGTACTGATCATTTACTATTTTTAATAGTGCTGTTACTGCCAGCTACTCTTTTAATAAATGGCAGGCGGTGGGGAAAATTTGGCGGCACAAAATACAGTATCCTGAGATTATTAAAAATTGTCACTTCGTTTACTATCGGCCACTCCATTACCCTGCTCATCGGTGCTTTAGGCTGGTTAAGGTTACCAGCACAGCCTGTAGAAATATTGATTGCTATTTCCATTTTAGTTTCTGCAATTCATGCCGTAAAACCAATTTTTCCGGGAAAAGAAATGTATGTAGCGGCGGGTTTTGGGTTGATACACGGCCTGGCGTTTGCATCCATATTAGCTAACCTAAAATTGGGTGCGGGCACTATGGCTTTAAGTATTTTAGGCTTTAACCTGGGCATTGAGGTTATGCAGCTTTTTGTTGTGCTGATTACTATTCCCTGGTTAATTTTATTAAGCCAAACACCGGTCTATAAATATGTCAGGATTGGAGGCGCTATCATATCTGGTATAGTAGCTATTGCATGGATCCTGGAACGCGCCACCCAAACACCTAATTTTGTTTCGGCATTTGTAAATAAAATGGCCGAACAAGCTCACTGGGCAATAGTTATACTGGCAGTTTTGGCATTGATAAGTATTCCGTTAAAAAAGCGGGCCTCTCATTCGCCAGGGTTGAACACCTAA
- a CDS encoding MFS transporter, translating to MEAKNNKKTIWAWCMFDWANQSYNIVITSTIFPAYFVEVTKFNSKNTQMVTFLGHRYVNTVLSNYILGLSYLVVAAILPILTSIADYRGNKKSYLQLFTWLGSLACAGLFFFKPGTGLEIPMLCFGLASIGYCGGFVFYNSYLPQIATPDKQDAVSAKGFIYGYVGSIVVQVLCFIVVLQPNWFGITDDWLPARISFLMVFVWWIGFSIIPFRMLPKGQPNAGKHSYNVLTGGFKELAKVFGKVRSMPLLKRFLASFFLYSVGVQTIMLVAANFAAKELHMPDAALISIVLIIQVVAVPGALIASKSSEKFGNVRTLVGLVAIWSAICLYAYFITSSTQFYVAAVIIGIVMGGVQSLSRSTYSKYLPENIPDTASYFSFYDVTEKLSIVVGLFCFGFVEAVTNEMRDSTLALDGFFVLGLIMLIVLMFTENKLRKQRVEVEA from the coding sequence ATGGAAGCAAAAAACAACAAGAAAACTATTTGGGCCTGGTGTATGTTTGACTGGGCCAATCAGTCATATAACATCGTTATCACCTCTACCATATTTCCCGCGTATTTTGTAGAGGTAACCAAATTCAATTCAAAAAATACCCAAATGGTAACCTTTTTGGGGCACCGGTATGTTAATACGGTTTTATCAAACTATATATTGGGTCTGTCATATCTTGTGGTGGCCGCCATCTTGCCTATCCTCACTTCCATAGCCGATTACCGAGGCAATAAAAAATCATACCTGCAATTATTTACCTGGTTGGGTAGCCTGGCCTGTGCGGGTTTATTTTTCTTTAAGCCCGGCACAGGATTGGAAATCCCGATGCTTTGCTTTGGCCTCGCTTCTATAGGTTATTGCGGTGGCTTTGTATTTTATAATTCTTATCTTCCCCAAATTGCCACACCCGATAAGCAGGATGCTGTGAGCGCCAAAGGCTTTATTTATGGTTATGTAGGCAGTATTGTGGTGCAGGTTTTATGCTTTATAGTAGTGCTTCAACCTAATTGGTTCGGTATCACTGATGACTGGCTGCCGGCACGGATCTCGTTCCTGATGGTTTTTGTATGGTGGATAGGTTTTTCTATTATCCCTTTCCGGATGTTACCAAAGGGGCAGCCCAATGCGGGCAAGCATAGTTATAACGTGCTTACCGGCGGCTTTAAAGAGTTGGCGAAGGTTTTTGGGAAAGTAAGGAGTATGCCTTTGTTGAAACGCTTCCTGGCGTCGTTTTTCCTTTACTCGGTGGGGGTGCAAACCATTATGCTGGTTGCGGCTAATTTTGCAGCCAAAGAATTGCATATGCCCGATGCTGCTCTCATCTCCATAGTGCTTATCATCCAGGTGGTTGCTGTGCCCGGTGCGTTGATCGCCTCTAAATCGTCGGAGAAATTCGGTAATGTGCGTACGCTGGTAGGTTTGGTGGCAATCTGGTCGGCCATTTGTCTGTATGCTTATTTTATTACCAGTTCTACCCAGTTTTATGTTGCAGCAGTGATTATCGGTATAGTAATGGGAGGGGTACAATCGTTATCACGTTCAACCTATTCCAAATATTTGCCTGAAAATATCCCGGATACGGCTTCGTATTTTAGCTTCTATGATGTTACCGAAAAGCTATCGATAGTGGTGGGCTTGTTTTGTTTTGGTTTTGTAGAGGCGGTAACCAATGAAATGCGCGATTCGACACTTGCCCTTGATGGCTTTTTTGTATTAGGGCTTATTATGCTCATCGTGCTGATGTTTACAGAAAATAAACTTCGCAAACAGCGTGTCGAAGTGGAGGCTTAA
- a CDS encoding DinB family protein: METNTNQQSTETAAAVYTPDQLLQSWLGQRRVTRRVIDAFPEDALFNYSIGGMRPFADMVKEFVSMGGPCVRGVVTDNWTPIAGLDHHTGKITAATKAELLQLWDEATEEIKTYWPQITPERFQETVLAFGQYEGLVNYILQYVIDNEIHHRGQGYVYLRTLGIEPPAFYDRS, from the coding sequence ATGGAAACTAACACAAATCAACAGTCAACCGAAACGGCAGCAGCTGTTTATACACCCGATCAACTTTTACAAAGCTGGCTTGGCCAACGCCGGGTAACCCGCAGGGTTATCGACGCTTTTCCGGAGGATGCATTATTTAATTATTCGATAGGCGGTATGCGCCCCTTTGCCGATATGGTAAAAGAGTTTGTTAGTATGGGCGGGCCTTGTGTAAGAGGTGTTGTAACCGATAACTGGACACCCATTGCCGGTCTTGATCACCACACGGGCAAAATAACAGCGGCGACAAAGGCCGAACTGCTGCAACTTTGGGATGAAGCCACCGAAGAAATCAAAACCTACTGGCCCCAAATTACGCCCGAACGTTTCCAGGAAACAGTATTGGCATTTGGCCAGTACGAAGGTTTGGTTAACTATATTTTACAATACGTTATTGATAACGAGATCCATCACCGTGGCCAGGGCTATGTTTATCTTCGCACTTTGGGTATTGAGCCACCCGCGTTTTATGACAGAAGCTAA
- a CDS encoding FAD-dependent monooxygenase, with protein MKPTLESNKTIQNHAVYDVIILGAGPVGLFLACELALAKCSVLVLEKAKDPHSPLRRMPFGIRGLSAPTIEALYRRGLLNELEIHKRVKNPHLNAKQGAQRQVGHFAGIPFLEGNVDTSQWKYRLPSSTDTSLISEMEELETVLIRRAESLGVEIRRGLAITGFYQTVNKVTVQSGDQSFQSKWLVGCDGSRSVVRKAGGFEFAGTEPEFTGYSIRADIADPEKLKPGRNVTSRGMYMQSQPGYLAIQDFDGGEFHGSGEPITIEHVQEVLRRISDTDVTISALHVVTTWTDRARQATTYRNGRVLLAGDAAHIHAPLGGQGLNLGLGDAMNLGWKLAATIQNKAPEGLLDSYYTERYPIGAQVLDWSRAQVAIMKPDPHARALYEIVRDLMNTRDGATYIAGRVWGVSTHYDLGGNHPLTGYSVPNIELEDGTTVGDLMRDGRGVLLDFDMNASLKALAGGLGNQVKYVSGEAEEQLGLSAVLIRPDGIIAWASDNNPDNSELLKAVARWFVDN; from the coding sequence ATGAAACCAACACTTGAAAGCAATAAAACTATACAAAATCATGCTGTTTATGATGTGATCATTTTGGGGGCAGGGCCTGTGGGCCTGTTCCTTGCCTGCGAACTGGCGCTGGCCAAATGTTCGGTCCTGGTACTGGAAAAGGCAAAAGATCCGCACTCGCCGTTGAGGCGAATGCCATTCGGGATCCGGGGGCTCTCAGCACCCACTATTGAAGCGCTTTACCGCCGTGGTTTGCTAAACGAACTTGAGATCCACAAACGTGTTAAGAATCCCCATCTAAATGCCAAACAAGGTGCCCAGCGCCAGGTGGGGCACTTCGCCGGCATTCCGTTTCTTGAAGGTAATGTTGATACCTCACAGTGGAAGTACCGCCTGCCAAGTTCTACTGATACCAGTTTGATTTCTGAAATGGAAGAGCTGGAAACGGTGCTGATCCGTCGTGCGGAATCACTGGGTGTCGAGATCAGGCGCGGGCTTGCCATTACCGGTTTTTATCAAACGGTGAATAAAGTAACGGTTCAGTCTGGTGATCAATCTTTTCAAAGTAAATGGCTTGTTGGGTGCGACGGGAGCCGTAGTGTAGTGCGCAAGGCAGGTGGTTTTGAATTTGCCGGTACCGAGCCGGAATTTACCGGCTACTCTATCCGGGCCGATATAGCAGATCCGGAGAAGCTTAAACCCGGCCGGAATGTTACATCAAGAGGTATGTATATGCAATCGCAACCGGGTTACCTGGCCATACAGGATTTTGACGGCGGGGAATTTCATGGTTCGGGCGAACCTATTACCATTGAACACGTACAGGAAGTGCTGCGCCGCATCTCGGATACCGACGTTACTATCAGCGCCCTGCATGTAGTTACCACCTGGACAGACCGTGCCAGACAGGCAACAACTTACCGTAATGGACGGGTACTTTTAGCCGGCGATGCCGCACATATTCATGCGCCGCTGGGAGGCCAGGGGCTTAACCTTGGACTGGGCGATGCCATGAACCTGGGCTGGAAACTGGCCGCAACTATTCAGAACAAAGCTCCCGAAGGTTTGCTGGATAGTTATTATACCGAACGGTACCCAATTGGAGCACAGGTTTTAGATTGGTCGCGCGCGCAGGTTGCTATCATGAAGCCCGACCCGCATGCCCGTGCGCTGTATGAAATTGTACGCGACCTTATGAATACCCGTGACGGCGCCACTTATATTGCAGGAAGGGTGTGGGGTGTTAGTACACATTATGATCTCGGCGGAAATCACCCTTTAACAGGTTACAGCGTCCCCAACATTGAGTTGGAAGACGGTACAACGGTTGGGGATTTAATGCGCGATGGCCGGGGAGTACTGCTTGACTTCGATATGAATGCTTCACTTAAAGCTTTGGCTGGGGGATTGGGCAACCAGGTAAAGTATGTTTCGGGTGAGGCGGAGGAGCAATTAGGCCTAAGCGCCGTGCTGATACGTCCGGATGGGATCATCGCCTGGGCTTCTGATAATAACCCGGATAATAGCGAACTTCTAAAGGCTGTCGCTCGCTGGTTTGTTGATAACTGA
- a CDS encoding helix-turn-helix domain-containing protein, with translation MQHQEFEPPEELIDTIKCFWYNRRDSGEMESGFEVQPDGYAEIIFHFGNGCSIAFNGDLQPLPSPFMMGLLNQPVLFYSKNRLEIIGIRCFPWTVFDLLGLPSGKGGVHTFEHPIARLQSTLNEWINAGRIDEALAHVIQYFLNARSGIAANSMLFKAGLAMREAKGTMPVSQVAAAAHATVRTLERNFKQSSGYTVKDVSALMRFEQVRNRLWLDPDVNLAGLAYERGYTDQSHLSREFRRYSGTTPAAFARKAKKGKQAVNDNFVAFVQV, from the coding sequence ATGCAGCACCAAGAATTCGAACCTCCTGAAGAGCTAATAGATACCATAAAATGCTTTTGGTACAACAGAAGAGATTCCGGAGAAATGGAATCGGGTTTCGAGGTGCAGCCTGATGGCTATGCTGAAATTATTTTTCATTTTGGGAATGGCTGCAGTATTGCTTTCAATGGAGACCTGCAGCCATTGCCATCACCGTTTATGATGGGGCTGCTCAATCAGCCTGTTCTCTTTTACTCGAAAAATCGTTTAGAAATCATTGGTATCAGGTGCTTTCCCTGGACTGTGTTCGATTTGCTTGGATTGCCGTCTGGTAAAGGTGGAGTGCACACATTTGAGCACCCTATTGCCCGGCTTCAATCCACGTTGAATGAATGGATTAATGCCGGCAGGATAGATGAAGCGCTGGCGCATGTAATACAGTATTTCCTGAATGCCCGGTCGGGGATTGCTGCCAACAGTATGCTGTTCAAAGCCGGGTTGGCCATGAGAGAAGCAAAAGGTACCATGCCGGTAAGCCAGGTAGCAGCGGCGGCTCATGCAACAGTTCGTACATTGGAAAGGAACTTTAAGCAATCTTCTGGTTATACCGTTAAAGACGTGTCAGCTCTGATGCGCTTTGAGCAGGTAAGAAACCGGTTATGGCTCGATCCGGATGTTAACCTTGCCGGTTTAGCTTATGAGCGGGGCTATACAGATCAATCCCACCTGAGCAGAGAATTCAGACGCTACAGTGGCACTACGCCGGCGGCATTCGCGCGAAAAGCCAAAAAAGGAAAACAAGCGGTAAATGACAATTTTGTCGCATTTGTACAAGTCTGA